Proteins from a single region of Streptomyces sp. TN58:
- the rplU gene encoding 50S ribosomal protein L21: MYAIVRSGGRQHKVAVGDIVEVDKISTAKVGDTVELSTLLVVDGDAVTSDPWVLAGIKVTAEVVDHHKGAKIDILRYKNKTGYRRRQGHRQQYTAIKVTGIPAAAK; encoded by the coding sequence GTGTACGCCATCGTGCGCAGCGGTGGTCGCCAGCACAAGGTTGCTGTCGGCGACATCGTTGAGGTTGACAAGATTTCCACTGCCAAGGTTGGCGACACGGTCGAGCTCTCGACCCTGCTCGTTGTCGACGGCGACGCCGTGACCAGCGACCCGTGGGTCCTGGCCGGTATCAAGGTCACGGCCGAGGTCGTGGACCACCACAAGGGCGCCAAGATCGACATCCTGCGCTACAAGAACAAGACCGGCTACCGCCGTCGCCAGGGTCACCGTCAGCAGTACACGGCGATCAAGGTCACCGGTATCCCCGCGGCTGCGAAGTAA
- a CDS encoding Rne/Rng family ribonuclease: MPNNENDTTPAGADSGSPSDNLPPRRRRRAASRPAGPPGGVAAAEVAPVAEPAPAEEAAPAAAPARPRRRATRAVAAPKTQAAEVVVEPAAEAQAPEAAAAPAVEEAPAAPAPRTRRRATRAVAAPAAEAAEVPVAEAPAAAEAAAPAVEEAPAAPAPRARRRATRAVAAPAAEAAEVPVAEAPAAAEAAAAAVEEAPAAPAPRARRRATRAVAAPAAPAVEAPAAEAAAETAPAAAEEAPKAAARAVTVADAVDAPKRGRRRATRSTTAPAPAAQQPAAESGAEAAEAPAAPARARRAVRPAVAVFQAPVFTEPMFQTPETAAMAAAAAAAREAEEAEEEEETEAAAPVEPAQPAGRRRRRGRGAAESAPVSLPEVLAEEEPEAEAADLDDESAESAESADFEEGDESGERPSRRRRRGGRRRRRGEAADLDESAEEETEPEAAAERETEEEEDEESEEALGSTSSRRRRRRRRRSGDTGAEAAEAGDEDGVRTVVKVREPRPAREKAEPSDEVQSIKGSTRLEAKKQRRREGREQGRRRVPIITEAEFLARREAVERVMVVRQSGERTQIGVLEDNVLVEHYVNKEEATSYVGNVYLGKVQNVLPSMEAAFIDIGKGRNAVLYAGEVNFEALGMANGPRRIESALKSGQSVLVQVTKDPIGHKGARLTSQVSLPGRYLVYVPEGSMTGISRKLPDTERARLKTILKKIVPEDAGVIVRTAAEGASEDELRRDVERLQAQWEDIQKKSKQITTSSPSLLYGEPDMTVRVVRDIFNEDFSKVIVSGDGAWETIHGYVSHVAPDLADRLQRWTSEVDVFATYRIDEQLAKALDRKVWLPSGGSLVIDKTEAMIVIDVNTGKFTGQGGNLEETVTRNNLEAAEEIVRQLRLRDLGGIVVIDFIDMVLESNRDLVLRRMLECLGRDRTKHQVAEVTSLGLVQMTRKRVGQGLLESFSETCVHCNGRGVIVHMETPAAIGGGGNGKRSKRRGGRTEFDQHDHEVETVEPVETVGGPEVEDFETEAEVAAEVAAPKALPEPEFAAGEELYGSAAEAEAAAGLSGRRNRRRATRKATAPAGAPRREAAPAPAPAPVAEVVAEPVTEPADTVLEPVAEVVAEAVEAAESIEATPVAPVEEAAPKGRTRRRATRKATAPTAAAESAPETVVAAEPEPAAAPEPVVVPEPEPVVEPEPAVAAEEAPVAQAAPARPRRRATRKATAPAGSPAGAAEAAVVVVEAPVTEPAAPAEPAPSAEEAEAAAEEPAPAKKAARKAPAKKATAAKKAPAKKAAAAKKTVAKKAATTKKTAAKRATKKTAAAEQQAAPSVSAPTEA, translated from the coding sequence GAGGCGCAGGCCCCCGAGGCCGCCGCCGCTCCGGCCGTCGAGGAGGCCCCGGCCGCTCCGGCGCCGCGTACCCGTCGCCGTGCGACGCGTGCTGTGGCCGCTCCGGCTGCCGAGGCTGCCGAGGTTCCGGTTGCGGAGGCTCCGGCCGCCGCCGAGGCCGCCGCTCCGGCTGTCGAGGAGGCCCCGGCCGCTCCGGCGCCGCGTGCCCGTCGTCGCGCCACGCGTGCTGTCGCTGCCCCGGCCGCTGAGGCCGCCGAGGTTCCGGTTGCGGAGGCTCCGGCCGCCGCCGAGGCCGCCGCTGCGGCTGTCGAGGAGGCCCCGGCTGCTCCGGCGCCGCGTGCCCGTCGTCGCGCCACCCGCGCCGTCGCCGCCCCGGCCGCCCCGGCCGTAGAGGCCCCTGCCGCCGAGGCCGCCGCCGAGACCGCCCCCGCCGCCGCGGAGGAGGCGCCCAAGGCCGCCGCCCGTGCCGTGACCGTCGCCGACGCCGTGGACGCCCCGAAGCGCGGCCGCCGCCGCGCCACCCGGTCCACGACCGCTCCCGCTCCCGCCGCGCAGCAGCCGGCTGCCGAGTCCGGGGCCGAGGCCGCCGAGGCGCCCGCCGCGCCGGCGCGGGCCCGCCGCGCGGTGCGTCCCGCCGTGGCCGTCTTCCAGGCGCCGGTGTTCACCGAGCCGATGTTCCAGACTCCCGAGACCGCTGCCATGGCTGCCGCGGCCGCCGCCGCGCGCGAGGCCGAGGAGGCGGAGGAGGAAGAGGAGACCGAGGCCGCCGCCCCGGTCGAGCCCGCGCAGCCTGCCGGCCGCCGCCGTCGCCGCGGCCGTGGCGCCGCCGAGTCCGCGCCGGTCTCGCTGCCCGAGGTGCTCGCCGAGGAGGAGCCGGAGGCCGAGGCCGCCGACCTCGACGACGAGTCCGCCGAGTCCGCCGAGTCCGCCGACTTCGAGGAGGGCGACGAGTCGGGCGAGCGCCCCTCGCGCCGCCGCCGCCGCGGTGGCCGTCGCCGCCGTCGCGGTGAGGCCGCCGACCTCGACGAGTCCGCCGAGGAGGAGACCGAGCCCGAGGCGGCCGCCGAGCGGGAGACGGAGGAGGAAGAGGACGAGGAGAGCGAGGAAGCCCTCGGCTCCACCTCCAGCCGCCGTCGCCGCCGTCGCCGCCGTCGCAGCGGTGACACCGGTGCCGAGGCCGCCGAAGCGGGTGACGAGGACGGTGTGCGCACCGTCGTCAAGGTCCGCGAGCCGCGCCCGGCCCGCGAGAAGGCCGAGCCGTCCGACGAGGTCCAGTCCATCAAGGGCTCGACCCGTCTGGAGGCGAAGAAGCAGCGCCGCCGCGAGGGCCGCGAGCAGGGCCGCCGCCGCGTCCCGATCATCACCGAGGCCGAGTTCCTGGCCCGCCGTGAGGCCGTCGAGCGCGTGATGGTCGTCCGCCAGTCCGGCGAGCGCACCCAGATCGGCGTCCTTGAGGACAACGTGCTCGTCGAGCACTACGTCAACAAGGAAGAGGCCACCTCGTACGTCGGCAACGTCTACCTGGGCAAGGTCCAGAACGTGCTGCCGTCGATGGAGGCCGCGTTCATCGACATCGGCAAGGGCCGCAACGCCGTCCTGTACGCCGGTGAGGTCAACTTCGAGGCGCTCGGCATGGCCAACGGGCCGCGCCGCATCGAGTCCGCCCTCAAGTCGGGCCAGTCGGTCCTGGTGCAGGTCACCAAGGACCCGATCGGCCACAAGGGTGCCCGTCTGACCAGCCAGGTCTCGCTGCCCGGCCGCTACCTGGTCTACGTGCCCGAGGGCTCGATGACCGGCATCAGCCGCAAGCTGCCCGACACCGAGCGCGCGCGTCTGAAGACCATCCTCAAGAAGATCGTCCCCGAGGACGCGGGCGTCATCGTGCGCACCGCGGCCGAGGGTGCGAGCGAGGACGAGCTGCGCCGCGACGTCGAGCGTCTGCAGGCCCAGTGGGAGGACATCCAGAAGAAGTCGAAGCAGATCACGACGTCTTCGCCGTCCCTGCTGTACGGCGAGCCGGACATGACGGTCCGCGTCGTGCGCGACATCTTCAACGAGGACTTCTCGAAGGTCATCGTCAGCGGCGACGGTGCCTGGGAGACCATCCACGGCTACGTCTCGCACGTGGCCCCGGACCTGGCCGACCGGCTCCAGCGCTGGACCTCCGAGGTCGACGTCTTCGCGACGTACCGGATCGACGAGCAGCTCGCCAAGGCGCTCGACCGCAAGGTGTGGCTGCCCTCGGGCGGCTCGCTTGTGATCGACAAGACCGAGGCGATGATCGTCATCGACGTCAACACCGGCAAGTTCACCGGTCAGGGCGGCAACCTTGAGGAGACCGTCACCAGGAACAACCTGGAGGCGGCCGAGGAGATCGTGCGCCAGCTGCGGCTGCGCGACCTCGGCGGCATCGTCGTCATCGACTTCATCGACATGGTCCTGGAGTCCAACCGCGACCTGGTCCTGCGGCGCATGCTGGAGTGCCTGGGCCGTGACCGTACGAAGCACCAGGTCGCCGAGGTGACCTCGCTGGGCCTGGTCCAGATGACCCGCAAGCGGGTCGGCCAGGGTCTGCTGGAGTCCTTCTCCGAGACCTGCGTCCACTGCAACGGCCGCGGTGTCATCGTCCACATGGAGACGCCGGCCGCGATCGGCGGCGGTGGCAACGGCAAGCGCTCGAAGCGCCGTGGCGGCCGCACCGAGTTCGACCAGCACGACCACGAGGTCGAGACCGTCGAGCCCGTCGAGACCGTCGGGGGCCCGGAGGTCGAGGACTTCGAGACCGAGGCGGAGGTCGCCGCGGAGGTCGCGGCGCCGAAGGCGCTGCCCGAGCCGGAGTTCGCCGCGGGCGAGGAGCTGTACGGCTCCGCGGCCGAGGCGGAGGCCGCGGCGGGTCTGAGCGGGCGCCGCAACCGGCGCCGTGCCACGCGCAAGGCGACCGCTCCGGCGGGTGCCCCGCGCCGTGAGGCCGCCCCGGCCCCGGCACCTGCCCCCGTGGCCGAGGTCGTCGCCGAGCCGGTGACCGAGCCGGCCGACACGGTGCTGGAGCCGGTCGCCGAGGTCGTCGCCGAGGCCGTGGAGGCCGCGGAGTCGATCGAGGCCACCCCGGTCGCCCCGGTGGAGGAGGCCGCGCCGAAGGGCCGTACCCGTCGCCGTGCGACCCGTAAGGCGACCGCGCCGACGGCCGCCGCCGAGTCCGCCCCGGAGACGGTGGTGGCAGCGGAGCCGGAGCCGGCTGCGGCCCCCGAGCCGGTCGTCGTTCCGGAGCCCGAGCCCGTCGTCGAGCCGGAGCCGGCCGTCGCGGCCGAGGAGGCCCCGGTGGCGCAGGCCGCGCCGGCGCGTCCGCGCCGTCGGGCCACCCGCAAGGCCACCGCACCCGCCGGTTCCCCGGCGGGCGCGGCGGAGGCCGCCGTGGTGGTCGTCGAGGCCCCGGTGACCGAGCCCGCCGCTCCGGCCGAGCCCGCCCCGTCGGCGGAGGAGGCCGAGGCGGCGGCGGAGGAGCCCGCACCGGCCAAGAAGGCCGCCCGCAAGGCTCCGGCCAAGAAGGCGACCGCGGCGAAGAAGGCCCCGGCCAAGAAGGCGGCGGCCGCCAAGAAGACCGTGGCCAAGAAGGCGGCCACGACCAAGAAGACCGCAGCGAAGCGGGCGACGAAGAAGACCGCGGCGGCGGAGCAGCAGGCTGCCCCGTCCGTCTCGGCTCCGACCGAGGCCTGA
- the rpmA gene encoding 50S ribosomal protein L27: MAHKKGASSTRNGRDSNAQRLGVKRFGGQVVSAGEILVRQRGTHFHPGSGVGRGGDDTLFALQAGAVQFGTHRGRKVVNIVPAA; encoded by the coding sequence ATGGCACACAAGAAGGGCGCATCGTCCACCCGGAACGGGCGCGACTCCAATGCCCAGCGGCTCGGCGTGAAGCGCTTCGGCGGTCAGGTCGTCTCCGCCGGCGAGATCCTCGTCCGCCAGCGCGGCACCCACTTCCACCCGGGCTCGGGTGTCGGTCGTGGTGGCGACGACACGCTGTTCGCGCTGCAGGCCGGTGCCGTGCAGTTCGGCACGCACCGTGGCCGCAAGGTCGTCAACATCGTTCCGGCCGCCTGA